A single Anopheles funestus chromosome 2RL, idAnoFuneDA-416_04, whole genome shotgun sequence DNA region contains:
- the LOC125765504 gene encoding uncharacterized protein LOC125765504: protein MEEDISYYVYISLTLIPVYLAFKLVQWMGWELFVNN, encoded by the coding sequence ATGGAGGAAGATATCAGTTATTACGTGTACATCTCACTAACGCTCATTCCAGTGTATTTAGCATTCAAACTCGTGCAGTGGATGGGATGGGAATTGTTTGTGAACAATTAG
- the LOC125765500 gene encoding tektin-4, translated as MAQLNCPPCTPCASVCIEHQPIQTETSVDNPFHKPREPSAADIHAYQQELQTSPVGLPASDPPPYLPQRVGNSDGYPLAKPMGPIGPWATGRVDWGALSGQTGTRPVVNQYSITRYSVDEWRQRNANMINACDTTVDQSVQVENASKNTIIRTYAIADKTQTDCTHSLHVRAKNIDNLKCELNRAISSMQEEIAALERQRRRLKQSLAVLRMPEAIANECLERRTGRPDTELIRDRPEEELIQEISLISEIKAILLQTLANIELQQSDNRAVRQRMEFDWSEKKVAHENDAINCNLRNQSTNTLFKPGATRCSNEQSTEIYWEKFTRETLDMYQNCRHKSEQLRNTLDAILTNAARDLRTQADSVERALATRISCMEEIREKLEIDLRTILQRLADTEIQIEKLKVAIRNMDYSMMVVQTRLDNRNQRPRVENCRDQPQNLLTAEVKSLEVGTSAMNAQLKQEEDVKQELVNRRNELEREIMLKRRTIAIDRDRCQLLRSHFPSSTALSGY; from the exons ATGGCTCAACTTAACTGTCCACCCTGTACGCCGTGTGCATCCGTGTGTATCGAACATCAACCAATCCAAACG GAAACTTCGGTTGATAATCCATTTCATAAGCCCAGAGAACCGTCGGCAGCGGACATTCATGCATATCAGCAAGAG CTACAAACGAGCCCGGTCGGATTGCCTGCTAGTGACCCACCGCCGTATCTTCCGCAACGGGTTGGAAACTCGGACGGATATCCTTTGGCAAAACCGATGGGTCCGATCGGCCCTTGGGCTACTGGTCGTGTCGATTGGGGTGCTTTGTCCGGTCAAACCGGAACACGTCCCGTAGTCAACCAGTACTCTATTACGCGTTACAGTGTGGACGAATGGCGCCAGAGAAACGCGAATATGATAAATGCATGCGACACCACCGTCGATCAAAGCGTTCAGGTGGAAAATGCAAGTAAAAATACGATCATACGTACATACGCCATAGCGGACAAAACGCAAACCGATTGCACTCATAGTTTGCACGTGCGGGCCAAAAATATAGATAACTTAAAATGTGAACTGAATCGAGCCATTTCCAGCATGCAGGAGGAAATAGCCGCTCTCGAACGACAACGCAGACGCTTGAAGCAATCACTAGCAGTGCTTCGTATGCCAGAAGCAATCG CAAACGAGTGCTTGGAACGCCGTACGGGTCGTCCGGACACGGAATTAATTCGCGATCGGCCCGAAGAGGAGTTGATACAAGAAATTAGTTTGATTTCGGAGATAAAAGCGATTTTGCTGCAAACGCTTGCTAACATTGAGCTGCAGCAAAGCGATAACCGAGCTGTGCGGCAGCGAATGGAATTTGATTGGAGTGAGAAAAAGGTGGCCCACGAAAACGATGCCATTAATTGTAACCTACGCAACCAATCCACTAACACGTTGTTCAAGCCCGGTGCTACCAGATGCTCTAATGA GCAATCAACTGAAATCTATTGGGAAAAATTCACACGTGAGACGCTGGACATGTACCAGAACTGTCGCCATAAGTCGGAACAATTGCGGAACACGCTGGATGCAATACTTACAAACGCGGCTAGGGATCTGCGTACACAGGCCGATAGCGTGGAGCGGGCTCTAGCTACACGTATATcttgcatggaagaaattcgAGAAAAGCTGGAGATTGATCTGCGAACT ATTCTGCAGCGTTTGGCAGATACGGAAATTCAAATCGAAAAATTAAAGGTGGCAATAAGAAACATGGATTACTCCATGATGGTTGTACAAACTCGTCTGGATAATCGCAATCAACGGCCAAGGGTGGAAAACTGTCGTGACCAACCGCAAAATTTACTCACTGCCGAAGTAAAATCACTGGAGGTGGGAACATCAGCCATGAACGCTCAGCTGAAACAGGAAGAGGACGTAAAGCAGGAGCTGGTTAACCGTCGCAATGAATTGGAACGGGAAATCATGCTGAAGAGGCGCACTATCGCTATCGATCGTGACCGTTGCCAACTGCTGAGATCACATTTTCCTTCATCCACTGCCTTGAGTGGTTACTGA
- the LOC125766188 gene encoding transcriptional regulator ovo yields the protein MRHQVGETKRSFMKLPFDRLARVMNLEEPSFGDNYIQEFVLEHLDHDTGPNVKREDTSPSVLGNGAGSKHLWNGTTMDENGGIVPIRLKAVSNGVVAAGVGSGWHLEDARKLHACSPGPGDLFTHVGAPTHGQPMLFNPPLSGVPSTPPETPPVIGSPNSSGGAGGVNGVVATNGGYVGGAYYGTRSQTGLVEEMMFLPQTMRGEQPLDLRPLHCSIGPEGDWMDRKEYASVLAVSNGPNGQNGMLGAGGGVGGGGGATGPNGGVGTVGNNGVSGGGGVGGGFQHHHHHITAQLEFGPLNMHSVSHQHPHHHHSHHHHALHTNRPHSVSSTSSTISPRHGTSSSGGGSCYNGLGGSGSGNGLSSEDLINDELLMTLSVRELNKRLHGCPRDQVVRLKQKRRTLKNRGYAQNCRSKRLQQRHDLEITNRHLHHEMQQMKVELAKIKQERDELIQTLQMHQREQSAQQTANVLQQHQHQQQAHHKQQHQQQQQSQHQQQHQHQQQHQQHQHYQQQQSRQQQQQQQQQQHHLHHQQQQQQHLGSSQHNGSCGGSGASGGSGTGAGNGSGGGGSGGGGGSGGVGAGLVSSVKQLIAESVTSQEYYV from the coding sequence ATGCGACACCAGGTCGGCGAAACAAAGCGATCTTTTATGAAACTGCCGTTCGATCGTCTAGCTAGAGTGATGAATCTGGAAGAACCCAGCTTCGGTGATAACTACATACAGGAGTTTGTCCTGGAGCATTTGGACCACGATACGGGACCAAATGTGAAGCGCGAGGATACGAGCCCATCTGTCCTCGGCAATGGTGCGGGCTCGAAGCATCTCTGGAACGGTACCACAATGGACGAGAATGGTGGCATCGTCCCTATACGGTTGAAAGCGGTCAGCAATGGTGTGGTCGCTGCGGGTGTCGGCAGTGGATGGCATCTGGAGGACGCCCGCAAGCTACATGCCTGTTCACCCGGTCCCGGAGATCTGTTCACACACGTCGGTGCACCAACCCATGGTCAACCGATGCTGTTCAATCCGCCACTCAGTGGCGTTCCATCCACCCCGCCGGAAACGCCTCCAGTTATTGGATCTCCAAACTCGTCGGGAGGTGCTGGAGGTGTGAACGGAGTAGTGGCCACCAATGGAGGATATGTCGGGGGTGCGTACTACGGCACACGGTCTCAGACAGGGTTGGTTGAGGAGATGATGTTCCTGCCACAGACAATGCGCGGTGAACAACCGCTCGATCTTCGGCCTCTGCATTGTTCCATCGGGCCGGAAGGTGATTGGATGGATCGTAAAGAGTACGCCAGTGTGCTGGCGGTTTCCAATGGGCCAAATGGGCAGAATGGTATGCTTGGAgcgggtggtggtgttggtggcggTGGAGGTGCAACCGGACCCAACGGAGGTGTCGGCACGGTGGGTAACAACGGTGTGAGTGGGGGAGGTGGAGTTGGAGGTGGAttccagcatcatcatcaccatatcACGGCTCAGCTGGAATTCGGACCGCTGAACATGCACAGTGTTTCGCACCAACATCCGCACCACCATCACTCGCATCATCACCATGCCCTGCACACGAACCGGCCACACTCGGTCAGCTCCACCAGCTCCACTATCTCGCCGCGCCACGGAACCAGCAGTAGTGGCGGAGGAAGCTGTTACAACGGCCTGGGAGGATCGGGGTCCGGTAACGGGCTTTCATCCGAGGACCTCATCAACGATGAGCTGCTGATGACGCTTTCGGTGCGTGAGCTCAACAAGCGTCTGCACGGCTGTCCCCGGGATCAGGTCGTGCGGTTGAAGCAAAAGCGACGCACGCTCAAGAATCGCGGCTATGCACAGAACTGTCGTTCGAAGCGCCTGCAGCAGCGACACGATCTTGAGATCACGAATCGGCATCTGCATCACGAAATGCAACAGATGAAGGTGGAACTTGCAAAGATCAAGCAGGAGCGAGACGAACTCATCCAGACGCTGCAAATGCACCAGCGTGAACAATCAGCACAGCAGACGGCCAATGtgctgcagcagcaccaacatcaacaacaggCCCACCACaagcagcaacaccagcagcaacagcagtcgcaacaccaacagcaacaccaacatcagcaacaacatcaacagcatcaacactatcagcagcaacaatctcgtcaacagcagcagcaacagcagcaacagcaacatcatctccatcatcaacagcagcagcagcagcacttgGGATCATCGCAGCATAACGGTTCCTGCGGTGGCAGTGGAGCCAGTGGTGGCAGTGGTACAGGTGCCGGTAATGGCAGTGGTGGAGGTGGTAGTGGAGGAGGTGGTGGCAGTGGAGGTGTTGGTGCAGGGTTGGTTTCCTCGGTGAAACAGCTGATCGCGGAAAGTGTAACGTCACAGGAGTACTACGTATGA